The following proteins are co-located in the Oncorhynchus gorbuscha isolate QuinsamMale2020 ecotype Even-year linkage group LG22, OgorEven_v1.0, whole genome shotgun sequence genome:
- the LOC124009751 gene encoding pre-mRNA-splicing factor 38B-like isoform X1 translates to MANNTVAGNQQQGQAVNKIGPNPGKHGNNLPLWGNEKTMNLNPMVLTNVLSSPYFKVQLYELKTYHEVVDEIYFKVTHVEPWEKGSRKTAGQTGMCGGVRGVGTGGIVSTAFCLLYKLFTLKMTRKQVMGLITHNDSPYIRALGFMYIRYTQPPADLVDWYDGFLDDEEELDVKAGGGCVMTIGEMVRSFLTKLEWFSTLFPRIPVPVQKMIDTQMKARPRKVPEKVEEPVEPVPEEGRVTEGRRRSRSPRRSPKRSRSRSHHRERERHGPSFDRELERERDRQRKEREGKDGDRRGGDRERERGEKERDRGGERERRRSRSRERKGERKDREKEREGGGENDRSRRKDRGNDRGRERSKDKRSKGETEDRRHKEERDERRGHREERKAKRSSRSRSRERRHKEKSKKRGEVQEESGSKSRAEVGEKEKSRAEVGEKEKSRKRERSHERGEGEQRSHKRSRSKERSHRPREPSNGKAHGKHRERRRSQSMDRGERTTQRAQEEPEHG, encoded by the exons ATGGCCAACAACACTGTAGCCGGGAATCAGCAACAAGGACAGGCTGTGAACAAGATTGGCCCTAACCCTGGAAAACATGGCAACAACTTGCCTCTCTGGGGAAACGAAAAGACTATGAACTTGAACCCTATGGTCCTCACCAACGTGCTCTCATCTCCATATTTCAAGGTTCAGCTCTATGAACTGAAAACCTACCATGAGGTGGTGGATGAAATATATTTCAAG GTGACTCATGTTGAGCCCTGGGAGAAAGGCAGCAGGAAGACTGCTGGACAGACTGGAATGTGCGGAGGG GTGCGTGGAGTCGGGACAGGCGGCATTGTGTCCACGGCCTTCTGCCTGTTGTATAAGCTGTTTACCCTCAAGATGACCCGCAAGCAGGTGATGGGACTGATAACTCACAACGACTCGCCCTACATCAGAGCACTTGGTTTCATGTACATAAG ATACACCCAGCCCCCTGCTGACCTGGTGGACTGGTATGATGGTTTCCTGGATGATGAGGAG GAGCTGGATGTGAAGGCCGGAGGCGGCTGTGTTATGACCATCGGTGAGATGGTCCGGTCGTTTCTCACCAAGCTGGAGTGGTTCTCCACACTTTTCCCACGCATCCCGGTGCCTGTGCAGAAGATGATTGACACACAGATGAAGGCAAGGCCCCGGAAGGTTCCTGAGAAGGTGGAGGAGCCGGTTGAACCTGTGCCAGAGGAGGGACGGGTGACAGAAGGGCGTAGACGCTCCCG GAGCCCCAGGAGGTCCCCCAAACGGTCGAGGAGCAGGAGCCACCACCGCGAACGAGAGCGCCACGGCCCAAGCTTCGACCGCGAGCTGGAAAGGGAACGTGACCgccagaggaaggagagggagggtaaggacggggacaggagaggaggggacagggagagggagagaggggagaaagagagggacaggggaggagaaagggagaggcgaCGGTCCAGGAGCAGGGAACGCAAGGGAGAGcggaaagacagggagaaagaaagggaggggggCGGGGAGAACGACAGAAGCAGGAGGAAAGACAGGGGcaatgacagagggagggagaggtccaAGGACAAGAGGAGCAAGGGAGAGACTGAGGACAGGAGACACAAAGAAGAgcgggatgagaggagggggcacagggaggagaggaaggccaAGCGCTCCAGTCGGAGCAGAAGCAGGGAAAGGAGACACAAGGAGAAGtccaagaagagaggagaagtcCAAGAAGAGAGTGGAAGCAAGAGCAGGGCCGaggtgggggagaaggagaagagcagGGCCGaggtgggggagaaggagaagagcaggaagagagagcgCAGCCATGAGAGGGGGGAGGGCGAGCAGCGCTCACACAAACGCAGCCGCAGCAAAGAGCGGAGCCACCGGCCACGAGAGCCCAGCAACGGGAAAGCCCACGGGAAACACCGAGAGCGCAGGAGGAGCCAGAgcatggatagaggagagaggacgacaCAGAGAGCGCAGGAGGAGCCAGAGCAtggctag
- the LOC124009751 gene encoding pre-mRNA-splicing factor 38B-like isoform X2, translating into MCGGVRGVGTGGIVSTAFCLLYKLFTLKMTRKQVMGLITHNDSPYIRALGFMYIRYTQPPADLVDWYDGFLDDEEELDVKAGGGCVMTIGEMVRSFLTKLEWFSTLFPRIPVPVQKMIDTQMKARPRKVPEKVEEPVEPVPEEGRVTEGRRRSRSPRRSPKRSRSRSHHRERERHGPSFDRELERERDRQRKEREGKDGDRRGGDRERERGEKERDRGGERERRRSRSRERKGERKDREKEREGGGENDRSRRKDRGNDRGRERSKDKRSKGETEDRRHKEERDERRGHREERKAKRSSRSRSRERRHKEKSKKRGEVQEESGSKSRAEVGEKEKSRAEVGEKEKSRKRERSHERGEGEQRSHKRSRSKERSHRPREPSNGKAHGKHRERRRSQSMDRGERTTQRAQEEPEHG; encoded by the exons ATGTGCGGAGGG GTGCGTGGAGTCGGGACAGGCGGCATTGTGTCCACGGCCTTCTGCCTGTTGTATAAGCTGTTTACCCTCAAGATGACCCGCAAGCAGGTGATGGGACTGATAACTCACAACGACTCGCCCTACATCAGAGCACTTGGTTTCATGTACATAAG ATACACCCAGCCCCCTGCTGACCTGGTGGACTGGTATGATGGTTTCCTGGATGATGAGGAG GAGCTGGATGTGAAGGCCGGAGGCGGCTGTGTTATGACCATCGGTGAGATGGTCCGGTCGTTTCTCACCAAGCTGGAGTGGTTCTCCACACTTTTCCCACGCATCCCGGTGCCTGTGCAGAAGATGATTGACACACAGATGAAGGCAAGGCCCCGGAAGGTTCCTGAGAAGGTGGAGGAGCCGGTTGAACCTGTGCCAGAGGAGGGACGGGTGACAGAAGGGCGTAGACGCTCCCG GAGCCCCAGGAGGTCCCCCAAACGGTCGAGGAGCAGGAGCCACCACCGCGAACGAGAGCGCCACGGCCCAAGCTTCGACCGCGAGCTGGAAAGGGAACGTGACCgccagaggaaggagagggagggtaaggacggggacaggagaggaggggacagggagagggagagaggggagaaagagagggacaggggaggagaaagggagaggcgaCGGTCCAGGAGCAGGGAACGCAAGGGAGAGcggaaagacagggagaaagaaagggaggggggCGGGGAGAACGACAGAAGCAGGAGGAAAGACAGGGGcaatgacagagggagggagaggtccaAGGACAAGAGGAGCAAGGGAGAGACTGAGGACAGGAGACACAAAGAAGAgcgggatgagaggagggggcacagggaggagaggaaggccaAGCGCTCCAGTCGGAGCAGAAGCAGGGAAAGGAGACACAAGGAGAAGtccaagaagagaggagaagtcCAAGAAGAGAGTGGAAGCAAGAGCAGGGCCGaggtgggggagaaggagaagagcagGGCCGaggtgggggagaaggagaagagcaggaagagagagcgCAGCCATGAGAGGGGGGAGGGCGAGCAGCGCTCACACAAACGCAGCCGCAGCAAAGAGCGGAGCCACCGGCCACGAGAGCCCAGCAACGGGAAAGCCCACGGGAAACACCGAGAGCGCAGGAGGAGCCAGAgcatggatagaggagagaggacgacaCAGAGAGCGCAGGAGGAGCCAGAGCAtggctag